In a genomic window of Athene noctua chromosome 24, bAthNoc1.hap1.1, whole genome shotgun sequence:
- the LOC141969902 gene encoding uncharacterized protein LOC141969902, with protein sequence MATAASRFHGSSRFSGCSQPQVPAKSSPARGPNGRQSRLESSRQGKAELLPPASEQEAVQSAVQSAAVGLGARTQTRPVELGTAPPTGSWLVFPWLVFQLIAPGTGRTMPGCSPRSCLPACSFFPNHFPGPKRRSQDPGAAPLGTRGDNGGLLITTSLPFLLNIIPLQTFCRQEPCRPGREGERSWAAAGGRRERVTKHRREHAGMEARHRVPHGKSAARHLQRRIQGVPAGQQLLSVFPLPISCRNRSSFLAPATKNHPVTRQGQGAEATARQWAGRTQPEGRQQGLEEICTTPKTSQQQERPTAERPLTHRAQSKGWWR encoded by the exons ATGGCAACGGCTGCTTCGCGTTTCCACGGCTCCTCGCGCTTCTCTGGGTGCTCCCAGCCACAGGTGCCAGCAAAATCCTCCCCGGCCCGTGGTCCCAATGGCCGGCAAAGCCGCTTGGAAAGCTCCCGGCAAGGaaaggcagagctgctccctccTGCAAGCGAGCAAGAAGCGGTGCAGAGCGCGGTGCAGAGCGCAGCCGTCGGGCTGGGGGCGCGGACGCAAACTCGCCCCGTGGAGCTGGGCACTGCCCCGCCAACAGGCTCTTGGCTTGTTTTCCCGTGGCTTGTTTTCCAGTTAATTGCACCAGGGACGGGAAGGACAATGCCAGGCTGTTCTCCCCGCTCCTGCCTGCCCGCTTGCAGCTTCTTCCCAAATCATTTCCCAGGTCCGAAGCGCCGGAGCCAGGACCCGGGCGCAGCCCCGCTCGGCACGCGGGGAGATAACGGTGGCCTCCTTATCACCacctctcttccttttcttctaaaTATAATCCCCCTGCAGACCTTCTGCCGGCAGGAGCCCTGCCGCCCCGGCCGCGAGGGCGAGAGGAGCTGGGCTGCTGCCGGGGGAAGGCGGGAGCGTGTCACCAAGCATCGCAGGGAGCACGCGGGGATGGAGGCACGTCACCGAGTCCCACACGGAAAATCTGCAGCAAGGCACCTCCAGCGCCGGATCCAGGGGGTGCCAGCAGGCCAGCAGCTTCTCAGCGTGTTCCCTCTTCCCATCTCCTGCAGAAATAGGAg CAGTTTTCTGGCCCCAGCCACCAAGAACCACCCTGTCACCAGGCAGGGACAGGGTGCAGAGGCAACGGCCCGGCAGTGGGCAGGCAGGACACAGCCAGAGGGAAGGCAACAGGGGCTAGAGGAAATCTGCACCACTCCAAAGACAAGCCAGCAGCAGGAGAGGCCGACTGCGGAGCGTCCCCTCACACACAGGGCACAGAGCAAAGGCTGGTGGCGGTGA